One stretch of Bosea vaviloviae DNA includes these proteins:
- a CDS encoding ABC transporter permease, with protein sequence MLSYLAKRILYVLPVAFGVSVFCFLLVHIAPGDPLTAVLPPDASQAMQDELRKIYGFDRPLPIQFGLWLLKALQGDLGTSIATGRPVAAEVWRAVGNTLLIAVLATVIGFLLGSFFGFVAGYFRGSFLDKFASMLAVLGVSVPHYWLGMVMVIVFSVQLGWLPPGGAGPGGSAAWIWDWEHVSYMILPAITMSVIPMGIIARTVRALVADILNQEFVPALRAKGLMDFGVFKHVVKNAAPTALAVMGLQLGYLLGGSILIETVFSWPGTGFLLGNAIFQRDLPLLQGTILVLAMFFVGLNLLVDILQGLLDPRVRRR encoded by the coding sequence ATGCTGAGCTATCTCGCCAAGCGTATCCTCTATGTGCTTCCGGTCGCGTTCGGCGTCAGCGTGTTCTGCTTCCTGCTGGTTCATATCGCGCCCGGCGATCCGCTGACTGCGGTGCTGCCGCCGGACGCCTCGCAGGCGATGCAGGACGAGTTGCGCAAGATCTACGGTTTCGACCGGCCGCTGCCGATCCAGTTCGGCCTCTGGTTGCTGAAGGCGCTGCAGGGCGATCTCGGCACCTCGATCGCCACGGGCAGGCCGGTGGCGGCCGAGGTCTGGCGCGCGGTCGGCAACACGCTGCTGATCGCGGTGCTGGCGACGGTGATCGGCTTCCTGCTCGGCTCGTTCTTTGGCTTCGTTGCGGGCTATTTCCGCGGCTCCTTCCTCGACAAATTCGCTTCGATGCTGGCGGTGCTCGGCGTCTCCGTGCCGCATTACTGGCTCGGCATGGTGATGGTGATCGTGTTCTCGGTGCAGCTCGGCTGGCTGCCGCCGGGTGGGGCGGGGCCGGGCGGTTCGGCCGCCTGGATCTGGGATTGGGAGCATGTCAGCTACATGATCCTGCCCGCCATCACGATGTCGGTGATCCCGATGGGCATCATCGCCCGCACCGTGCGCGCGCTCGTCGCTGACATCCTGAACCAGGAATTCGTCCCGGCCCTTCGCGCCAAGGGGCTGATGGATTTCGGCGTGTTCAAGCATGTCGTGAAGAATGCGGCCCCCACTGCGCTCGCCGTGATGGGGCTCCAGCTCGGCTATCTGCTCGGCGGCTCGATCCTGATCGAGACCGTGTTCTCCTGGCCCGGCACCGGCTTCCTGCTCGGCAACGCGATCTTCCAGCGCGATCTGCCGCTGCTGCAGGGCACGATCCTGGTGCTCGCGATGTTCTTCGTGGGCCTGAATCTGCTCGTCGACATCCTGCAAGGGCTGCTCGATCCGCGCGTGCGGAGGCGCTGA
- a CDS encoding SapC family protein produces MAPLPLFYTSIVVLDRNIHRDARIAPAERGYAFAAGSHVVPALMAEFVLGCRDMPILFLEEAGSVSPLFMVGMRSGENDFVEASGRWNGAHAPAYLRRYPFIGGEVSQEQQVICLDGGYTGLQDQAGERLFNEAGEPSEMLQRAVTFVGEYADAAKATGVFTAELKALDLFQTVNIDIRSPTGVSSSFSGFLAVSEERFNALPDDVLADLRRKGYLAPIYAHLISLGNFGALGDRAGARATAAAAAEAA; encoded by the coding sequence ATGGCGCCATTGCCCCTCTTCTATACAAGCATCGTCGTACTCGATCGCAATATCCACCGCGATGCGCGGATCGCTCCGGCAGAGCGCGGTTACGCCTTCGCGGCCGGCAGCCATGTCGTGCCGGCTCTGATGGCGGAATTCGTGCTCGGCTGCCGCGACATGCCGATCCTGTTCCTGGAAGAAGCCGGCAGCGTCTCGCCCTTGTTCATGGTCGGGATGCGCAGCGGCGAGAACGATTTCGTCGAAGCGAGCGGACGCTGGAACGGTGCGCACGCGCCGGCCTATCTGCGCCGCTATCCGTTCATCGGCGGCGAGGTTTCGCAGGAGCAGCAGGTGATCTGCCTTGATGGCGGCTATACCGGCCTGCAGGACCAGGCCGGCGAGCGCCTTTTCAACGAAGCCGGCGAGCCAAGCGAGATGCTGCAGCGCGCCGTCACCTTCGTCGGCGAATATGCCGATGCGGCCAAGGCGACAGGCGTCTTCACCGCCGAACTGAAAGCCCTCGACCTGTTCCAGACGGTCAATATCGATATCCGCTCACCCACGGGTGTGAGTTCGAGCTTCAGCGGCTTCCTCGCCGTCAGCGAAGAGCGCTTCAACGCCTTGCCCGACGACGTTCTGGCCGATCTGCGCCGCAAGGGCTATCTCGCGCCGATCTATGCCCATCTGATCAGCCTGGGGAATTTCGGCGCACTCGGCGATCGCGCAGGAGCCCGTGCCACAGCCGCGGCGGCCGCGGAAGCCGCCTGA
- a CDS encoding ABC transporter permease, translating into MTTLTEAATPAVAPLAKSPGYWAGVFRRFKTDKVAVGAGIVVLLIILMAVFADYIAPADPTRSSMLRRLRPIGTPGYPLGADELGRDMLSRLIFGARLSLFMGVVPVFIAFVFGSLIGVAAGFFGGKFNTITMRTVDVFYAFPSVLLAIALSGAMGAGITNSLLSLTIVFIPPIARIAESVTTQVRGMDYVEAARASGAGAFTIIRVHVLGNVLGPIFVYATSLISVSMILASGLSFLGLGTKPPTPEWGLMLNTLRTAIYVQPWVAALPGAAIFITSISFNLLSDGLRSAMDVKG; encoded by the coding sequence ATGACCACGCTCACCGAGGCCGCTACCCCCGCCGTAGCCCCGCTGGCCAAATCGCCGGGCTATTGGGCCGGCGTCTTCAGGCGCTTCAAGACCGACAAGGTCGCGGTCGGCGCCGGCATCGTCGTCCTGCTAATCATCCTGATGGCGGTTTTCGCCGACTATATCGCGCCCGCCGATCCGACGCGCTCCTCGATGCTGCGGCGGCTGCGCCCGATCGGCACGCCGGGCTATCCGCTCGGCGCCGACGAGCTTGGCCGCGACATGCTCTCGCGATTGATCTTCGGCGCCAGGCTCTCGCTCTTCATGGGCGTGGTGCCGGTCTTCATCGCCTTTGTCTTCGGCTCGCTGATCGGCGTCGCGGCCGGCTTCTTCGGCGGCAAGTTCAACACCATCACCATGCGCACGGTCGACGTGTTCTACGCCTTTCCCTCTGTGCTGCTGGCGATTGCGCTCTCGGGCGCGATGGGGGCCGGCATCACCAATTCGCTGCTGTCGCTGACCATCGTCTTCATCCCGCCGATCGCGCGCATCGCCGAGAGCGTGACGACGCAGGTGCGCGGCATGGATTACGTCGAGGCCGCGCGCGCCAGCGGAGCCGGGGCCTTCACGATCATCCGCGTGCATGTGCTCGGCAATGTGCTGGGGCCGATCTTCGTCTATGCCACCAGCCTGATCTCGGTCTCGATGATCCTGGCCTCGGGCCTGTCGTTCCTGGGGCTCGGCACCAAGCCGCCGACGCCGGAATGGGGGCTGATGCTGAACACGCTGCGCACCGCGATCTATGTCCAGCCCTGGGTCGCGGCCCTGCCGGGCGCGGCGATCTTCATCACCTCGATCTCGTTCAACCTGCTCTCGGACGGCTTGCGCTCGGCGATGGATGTGAAGGGCTGA
- a CDS encoding ABC transporter ATP-binding protein, whose product MSQPLVEMQNVTVRFRGAQTVHAVNGVSLTLEHGKVLGILGESGSGKSVTLKTLLRLLPESRTDIGGTVRVDGRDVLALNPQDLSDYRGAVTSMIFQDPALALDPVYTVGEQIAEAIVRHEKIGKKAAMARALELLELVRIPSPARRLKAYPHEMSGGMRQRAMIALALAARPKLLLADEPTTALDATVQIQILLLLRQLQRDLNMGMLFVTHDIGVAVEVSDRLAVMYAGQIVETGTVRELIRDPQHPYTKGLLAANLHGARKGERLEAIPGAPPALNEPPSSCSFAPRCKHVQERCHATLPPVVTLGEGRVVRCVLAEDALAPA is encoded by the coding sequence ATGAGCCAGCCTCTCGTCGAAATGCAGAATGTCACGGTGCGCTTTCGCGGCGCCCAGACCGTCCACGCGGTCAACGGCGTTTCGCTGACGCTGGAGCACGGCAAGGTGCTTGGCATTCTAGGCGAGTCGGGTTCGGGCAAGAGTGTGACGCTGAAGACCCTGCTGCGGCTCCTGCCCGAGAGCCGTACCGATATCGGCGGCACCGTCCGGGTCGATGGCCGTGATGTGTTGGCGCTGAACCCGCAGGATCTGTCGGATTATCGCGGCGCCGTCACCTCGATGATCTTCCAGGACCCGGCGCTGGCGCTCGATCCGGTCTATACGGTCGGCGAACAGATCGCCGAGGCGATCGTCCGGCATGAGAAGATCGGCAAGAAGGCGGCGATGGCGCGCGCGCTCGAATTGCTCGAGCTCGTCCGCATTCCCTCGCCGGCGCGACGGCTCAAGGCCTATCCGCACGAGATGTCCGGCGGCATGCGCCAGCGCGCCATGATCGCGCTCGCGCTCGCCGCCCGTCCCAAGCTGCTGCTGGCCGACGAGCCGACGACGGCGCTCGACGCCACCGTGCAGATCCAGATCCTGCTGCTGTTGCGCCAGCTCCAGCGCGACCTCAACATGGGCATGCTCTTCGTCACCCACGATATCGGCGTCGCGGTCGAGGTCTCGGATCGGCTCGCGGTGATGTATGCCGGTCAGATCGTCGAGACCGGCACGGTGCGCGAACTGATCCGCGATCCGCAGCACCCCTATACCAAGGGTCTTCTCGCGGCGAATTTGCACGGCGCCCGGAAGGGCGAGCGGCTGGAGGCGATCCCCGGCGCGCCGCCGGCGCTGAACGAGCCGCCATCCTCCTGCTCCTTCGCGCCGCGCTGCAAGCATGTCCAGGAGCGCTGCCACGCTACCCTGCCGCCGGTCGTGACGCTGGGCGAGGGGCGCGTGGTGCGCTGCGTCCTGGCCGAGGACGCGCTGGCTCCGGCCTGA
- a CDS encoding ShlB/FhaC/HecB family hemolysin secretion/activation protein has protein sequence MTRYPREQRRREAARAVAPLLAALLGLGLPSLALAQIAPRTIETEAERQRLEIERQTTPPRQSGPGVVAPPPLPKLSFPAGGTTIVLKRIDFDTSAFLSGAELDALRARYLGRKVDLAEIGKLVQEVNDLYAEKGQVTASAILPPQKLDGGVLKVGLIEGRVGKINVTGAVQTRPWYLESQMPIAPQSVVDTPTLNRQVSIFNRINEVQLRAQLRAGGEFGLTDIELAATEPPRNLAQISYDNQAVKSTGRYQGVLFLKNHGLLGLDDRLVFYGSRSRGSILGSGSYSIPISPFGTRLGISYTRSAFHIVTGAIKELRPEGISESRALNLSQPIFATDAVLLQAVASIGSGISSSKQIDITTAHSSNTKASGGLSLTVSLPGFMHTTSPTLSRVAFEDKIGQAKRNLTLWTGNTSTIARLNDDIYASLIGAWQYTNDKQLPGDQIFQIGGPTTVRGYPIGAAFGDSGFYGQAELHYVLPEPLKTLDAFVFLDHGITYGTVPTSMRATSVGAGLAWRPTDWATLEGGIARPLERVSVVQREHELYFRLTLRKTI, from the coding sequence TTGACGAGATATCCTCGCGAACAGCGCCGGCGCGAAGCCGCCCGCGCTGTCGCTCCGCTCCTGGCCGCCCTGCTTGGACTAGGACTTCCGAGCCTTGCACTGGCGCAGATCGCGCCTCGCACGATCGAGACGGAAGCCGAGCGCCAGCGCCTGGAAATCGAACGCCAGACCACCCCGCCGCGCCAAAGCGGCCCCGGCGTCGTGGCGCCGCCGCCCCTGCCGAAGCTGAGCTTTCCCGCGGGCGGGACGACGATCGTCCTGAAGCGCATCGACTTCGACACATCCGCCTTCCTGAGCGGAGCCGAGCTCGATGCGCTGCGTGCCCGCTATCTCGGCCGCAAGGTCGACCTGGCCGAGATCGGGAAGCTCGTCCAGGAGGTCAACGATCTCTACGCCGAGAAGGGGCAGGTCACCGCCAGCGCCATCCTGCCGCCGCAGAAGCTCGATGGCGGCGTGCTCAAGGTCGGGCTCATCGAGGGTCGCGTCGGCAAGATCAACGTCACTGGTGCAGTTCAGACCAGGCCATGGTATCTCGAATCGCAGATGCCGATCGCGCCGCAGAGCGTGGTGGATACGCCGACGCTGAACCGCCAGGTCTCGATCTTCAACCGCATCAACGAGGTGCAGTTGCGGGCTCAGCTGCGGGCGGGTGGCGAGTTCGGCCTGACCGATATCGAATTGGCGGCGACCGAACCGCCTCGCAACCTCGCCCAGATCTCCTATGACAATCAGGCGGTGAAATCGACCGGCCGCTATCAGGGCGTGCTGTTCCTGAAGAATCACGGCCTGCTCGGCCTCGACGACAGGCTGGTCTTTTACGGTTCGCGTTCGCGCGGCAGCATCCTCGGAAGCGGCAGCTACAGCATCCCGATCTCGCCCTTCGGCACGCGGCTGGGCATCAGCTATACGCGCTCGGCCTTCCATATCGTGACCGGAGCGATCAAGGAGCTACGGCCCGAGGGCATCTCGGAAAGCCGCGCGCTCAACCTCTCTCAGCCCATTTTCGCAACCGACGCAGTGCTGCTGCAGGCTGTCGCGAGCATCGGCAGCGGGATCAGCAGCAGCAAGCAGATCGACATCACGACGGCGCATAGCAGCAACACCAAGGCGTCCGGCGGACTTTCGCTCACCGTGTCGCTGCCGGGCTTCATGCATACGACCTCTCCGACGCTCTCCCGGGTCGCTTTCGAAGACAAGATCGGTCAGGCCAAGCGCAATCTGACGCTCTGGACCGGAAATACCTCGACGATCGCGCGCCTGAACGACGATATCTACGCTTCGCTCATCGGCGCCTGGCAATATACGAATGACAAGCAGCTTCCCGGCGACCAGATCTTCCAGATCGGCGGCCCGACCACGGTGCGCGGCTATCCGATTGGCGCCGCCTTCGGCGATTCAGGGTTTTACGGCCAGGCCGAGCTGCATTATGTGCTGCCCGAGCCGCTGAAGACCTTGGACGCCTTCGTCTTCCTCGATCACGGCATCACTTATGGGACAGTGCCTACGAGCATGCGCGCGACCTCCGTCGGCGCCGGCCTCGCCTGGCGGCCGACCGATTGGGCGACGCTGGAAGGCGGTATCGCGCGCCCGCTGGAGCGGGTCTCGGTCGTGCAGCGCGAGCACGAACTCTATTTCCGACTGACCTTGCGAAAGACCATCTAG
- a CDS encoding ABC transporter ATP-binding protein produces MAENPTLDERDRGGAGTPLLEARTLTKHFPLGRGAVVRAVDGVDFAVLKGETLGVVGESGCGKSTTARVVMQLIAQDKGEMLFDGEIVGGLSLSLKEYRRQAQMVFQDSYASLNPRLTIEDSIAFGPTVHGVSKQAAILRARDLLVRVGLDPARFAARYPHELSGGQRQRVNIARALALGPRLVILDEAVSALDKSVEAQVLNLLADLREEFGLTYIFISHDLNVVRFISDRVMVMYLGEVVEIGPVDELYDDPRHPYTRALLSAMPSMDPDNRTMEAPLAGDPPNPINPPEGCRFHPRCPQAQTVCAKVKPVLARTGEGARQAACHMEVAGSGHSRAPSLEAAA; encoded by the coding sequence ATGGCTGAGAACCCGACCCTGGACGAACGCGACCGCGGCGGCGCCGGAACCCCGCTGCTCGAGGCGCGGACCCTGACCAAGCATTTCCCGCTCGGCCGCGGTGCGGTGGTGCGCGCGGTCGATGGCGTCGATTTCGCTGTGCTCAAGGGCGAGACGCTCGGCGTCGTCGGCGAATCCGGCTGCGGCAAATCGACGACGGCGCGCGTGGTGATGCAGCTCATCGCCCAGGACAAGGGCGAGATGCTGTTCGACGGCGAGATCGTCGGCGGGCTCTCGCTCAGCCTGAAGGAATATCGTCGTCAGGCCCAGATGGTCTTCCAGGACAGCTACGCCTCGCTCAACCCGCGCCTGACCATCGAGGATTCGATCGCCTTCGGGCCGACGGTGCATGGCGTCTCGAAGCAAGCCGCAATCCTGCGCGCCCGCGATCTCCTGGTTCGCGTCGGGCTCGATCCCGCGCGCTTTGCCGCGCGCTACCCTCATGAGCTGTCCGGCGGGCAGCGCCAGCGCGTCAACATCGCGCGCGCGCTCGCACTGGGCCCGCGCCTCGTCATCCTCGACGAGGCGGTCTCGGCGCTCGACAAATCGGTCGAGGCGCAGGTGCTGAACCTGCTCGCCGATCTGCGCGAGGAGTTCGGCCTGACCTACATCTTCATCTCGCACGACCTCAATGTCGTCCGCTTCATCAGCGACCGCGTCATGGTGATGTATCTCGGCGAGGTGGTCGAGATCGGCCCGGTCGACGAGCTCTATGACGATCCGCGCCACCCCTATACCCGCGCGCTGCTCTCGGCGATGCCCTCGATGGACCCGGACAACCGGACGATGGAAGCGCCGCTTGCCGGCGATCCGCCCAACCCGATCAATCCGCCCGAAGGCTGCCGCTTCCATCCGCGCTGCCCGCAAGCCCAGACCGTCTGCGCCAAGGTCAAGCCAGTTCTGGCGCGCACTGGGGAGGGAGCGCGACAGGCGGCCTGCCACATGGAGGTCGCGGGCTCAGGCCACAGCCGCGCGCCCAGCCTGGAGGCGGCGGCATGA